One Nitrospira sp. DNA window includes the following coding sequences:
- a CDS encoding Urea ABC transporter, permease protein UrtB: MDEARLLMRSRAGTAVIAWCLVWALPDGLAAEPEKSVAQLSALEQALADLPSEDETKRERAILVLIEQGDASFLPRLDDLRANADRSLRLAIKPVADLWRNRANLTDPDADTRRSAATDLGASGRILAISWLEAAAAKESHRWVRYAMEESTQLLRLASDDPAVKVEAAAKLGELRSQNAVPALKELVQAANEPSATDRQKTVARAAAAAVERIETWNVWSTAIETLFRGISLSSILLIMALGLAIVFGLMGVINMAHGELMMIGAYATFVMQECFKAYFPSAWFDAYYLAALPASFCAAALFGLILEMTVIRILYGRPLETMLATWGVSLVLIQAARIYFGDLTAVAAPAWLSGGAQVMVGVFLPFNRLFIIGLSILCVAGIYALLFRSGIGLRVRAVTQNRNMSACLGIPTRKVDAYTFAFGSGLAGIAGWALTLVGNVEPGLGQNYIVDSFMVVVTGGVGKLAGTIIASLGIGGLNKLLEPSLGAVYGKVLILVLVILFLQRRPSGLFAIKGRHADA, from the coding sequence ATGGATGAGGCGAGGCTGCTGATGAGGAGCAGGGCGGGGACGGCGGTGATCGCATGGTGCCTGGTGTGGGCCCTGCCGGACGGCCTGGCCGCAGAGCCGGAAAAGAGTGTCGCTCAGCTGTCTGCGTTGGAGCAGGCGCTGGCAGACCTGCCGAGCGAGGATGAGACCAAACGGGAGCGTGCGATCCTCGTCTTGATCGAGCAGGGTGACGCGAGCTTCCTGCCGCGTTTGGACGACCTGCGGGCGAACGCGGATCGCAGTCTCCGCCTGGCCATCAAACCGGTGGCCGATCTGTGGCGGAATCGAGCCAACTTGACCGATCCGGATGCAGATACCAGACGCTCTGCCGCGACCGACCTCGGAGCGAGCGGGAGAATCCTGGCCATTTCCTGGTTGGAGGCGGCGGCGGCCAAGGAATCCCACCGCTGGGTGCGTTATGCGATGGAGGAGTCGACGCAGTTGCTGAGGCTCGCGTCCGACGATCCGGCCGTCAAGGTCGAGGCCGCAGCGAAACTGGGCGAGCTGCGCAGTCAAAATGCCGTGCCGGCGTTGAAGGAACTGGTGCAGGCCGCGAACGAGCCGAGCGCGACCGACCGGCAGAAGACCGTCGCGCGGGCCGCCGCTGCCGCCGTCGAACGGATTGAAACCTGGAACGTCTGGTCCACGGCGATCGAAACCCTGTTTCGCGGCATCAGTCTGAGTTCCATCCTGCTCATCATGGCCCTCGGGCTCGCGATCGTGTTCGGTTTGATGGGCGTCATCAACATGGCCCACGGCGAATTGATGATGATCGGCGCCTATGCCACGTTCGTGATGCAGGAATGTTTCAAGGCCTATTTCCCATCGGCCTGGTTCGATGCCTACTACCTTGCGGCCCTCCCTGCCTCGTTTTGTGCGGCGGCGCTGTTCGGTTTGATCCTGGAAATGACCGTGATTCGCATCCTCTATGGCCGTCCGTTGGAGACGATGTTGGCGACTTGGGGGGTCAGTCTGGTGTTGATTCAAGCGGCGCGCATCTACTTCGGGGATTTGACGGCGGTCGCCGCTCCTGCCTGGCTCAGCGGCGGGGCGCAGGTCATGGTGGGGGTCTTTCTGCCCTTCAATCGCCTGTTCATCATCGGTCTGTCCATCCTCTGTGTCGCCGGCATCTATGCGCTGCTCTTCCGGTCCGGCATTGGCCTGCGGGTCCGGGCCGTCACGCAGAACCGCAACATGAGCGCCTGCCTGGGCATCCCCACCAGGAAAGTGGATGCCTACACCTTTGCCTTCGGGTCCGGTCTGGCCGGAATCGCGGGGTGGGCCTTGACCCTGGTCGGGAATGTCGAACCGGGACTCGGACAGAACTACATCGTGGATTCCTTCATGGTCGTGGTGACCGGCGGCGTCGGAAAACTCGCCGGGACCATCATCGCGTCATTGGGGATCGGAGGGTTGAATAAATTGCTGGAACCGAGTCTCGGGGCCGTGTATGGAAAGGTGTTGATCCTGGTGCTGGTGATTCTCTTCCTGCAGCGGCGACCGTCGGGGTTGTTCGCGATCAAGGGGCGGCATGCCGATGCCTGA
- a CDS encoding Urea ABC transporter, permease protein UrtC translates to MPMPEPHAITREGKESTAFWIVGFVLLFVLPVLNVLPPEDSWWHVSDFALNRFGKFLAFAILALGLDLIWGYAGILSLGQGVFFGLGAYCMGMHLMLTIGSESVYGSALPDFMVWNQVKELPFFWKPFYSFPMAFLAGLLVPALCALLFGFLAFRSRIRGVYFAIITQALALLAWLVFNRNETNLGGTNGLTDFKQILGFRLSEPGTQLALYVLTVLCLGAAYMLCRWIIASRAGRVLVAIRDSEQRVLFSGYSPADYKLFVFVVSAALAGLAGMLYVPQVGIITPAQIGVLPSLEMVIWVAVGGRATLVGAIVGAVGVNLGRSILTNHFPELWPFFLGGLFVAVVLLFPDGVMGLTNKTHEKIADWAIRWRKAQVVEEKQA, encoded by the coding sequence ATGCCGATGCCTGAACCACACGCGATCACGCGAGAAGGCAAAGAGAGCACCGCCTTTTGGATCGTCGGTTTCGTCCTTCTCTTCGTCCTTCCGGTCCTCAACGTGCTGCCGCCGGAAGATTCCTGGTGGCACGTCTCCGACTTTGCCCTCAATCGATTCGGCAAGTTCCTGGCCTTCGCCATTCTGGCGCTCGGCCTCGATCTGATCTGGGGCTATGCGGGCATTCTCAGTTTAGGACAAGGGGTCTTCTTCGGGCTGGGCGCCTATTGCATGGGCATGCATCTCATGCTGACGATCGGGAGCGAGAGTGTGTACGGCAGCGCCTTGCCCGACTTCATGGTGTGGAATCAGGTCAAGGAATTGCCGTTCTTCTGGAAGCCCTTCTACAGTTTTCCCATGGCGTTCCTGGCGGGGTTGCTGGTTCCGGCCCTCTGCGCGCTCCTGTTCGGGTTCCTGGCCTTTCGGAGCCGCATCCGCGGTGTCTACTTCGCGATCATCACCCAGGCCTTGGCCCTCCTGGCCTGGCTGGTCTTCAATCGCAACGAAACGAATCTCGGGGGGACCAACGGTCTGACGGATTTCAAACAGATCCTGGGCTTCCGCCTGTCCGAGCCCGGGACACAGCTCGCGCTCTATGTCCTCACCGTCTTGTGCCTGGGCGCGGCCTACATGCTCTGCCGCTGGATCATCGCCTCGCGGGCCGGGCGGGTCCTGGTCGCCATCCGCGACAGCGAACAACGGGTGTTGTTTTCCGGCTACTCGCCGGCCGATTACAAGTTGTTCGTGTTTGTCGTGTCGGCTGCGCTGGCGGGGCTTGCGGGAATGCTCTATGTTCCGCAGGTCGGCATCATCACCCCGGCGCAGATCGGGGTTCTGCCCTCGCTTGAAATGGTGATCTGGGTTGCGGTGGGAGGCCGTGCCACGTTGGTGGGGGCGATCGTCGGCGCCGTGGGGGTGAACCTGGGGCGCAGCATCCTGACCAACCACTTTCCAGAACTGTGGCCCTTCTTCCTGGGCGGACTGTTCGTGGCCGTCGTGCTCCTGTTCCCGGACGGCGTGATGGGCTTGACCAACAAGACGCACGAGAAGATCGCGGATTGGGCCATCCGTTGGCGTAAGGCCCAGGTCGTCGAGGAGAAGCAGGCGTGA
- a CDS encoding Urea ABC transporter, ATPase protein UrtD codes for MTEHGSIIYLEGVTVEYDGFKALNNLNFIVNHRELRVVIGPNGAGKTTLLDVISGKTTPAAGRVIFGKDRDLVGMREDEITQLGIGRKFQAPSIYGNLTVWENLDLSLSRASKGVLATLLGRSTAAEREQIDRTLETIGLKDQVQLRAGSLSHGQKQWLEIGMVILQDPELLLVDEPVAGMTDEETEQTGRLLQSLAEKHAIIVIEHDMEFVRQIARIVTVLHEGTVICEGPVEKVQADDRVREIYLGRQKVAHM; via the coding sequence GTGACCGAGCACGGCTCCATCATCTATTTGGAAGGCGTCACCGTCGAATACGACGGGTTCAAGGCTTTGAACAACCTGAACTTCATCGTCAACCATCGTGAACTGCGGGTCGTGATCGGGCCGAACGGAGCCGGCAAGACGACGTTGCTCGACGTGATTTCAGGGAAGACCACCCCGGCGGCGGGACGCGTGATCTTCGGGAAAGACAGGGACCTCGTCGGGATGCGGGAGGATGAGATCACGCAGCTCGGCATCGGAAGGAAATTCCAGGCCCCATCGATCTACGGCAACCTGACCGTCTGGGAAAATTTGGACCTGTCGTTGAGCCGCGCCAGCAAGGGCGTACTGGCGACGTTGCTGGGCCGCTCGACGGCGGCGGAACGGGAACAGATCGACCGCACCCTGGAGACCATCGGCTTGAAGGACCAGGTGCAGCTTCGCGCGGGATCACTGTCGCACGGCCAGAAACAATGGCTTGAGATCGGGATGGTCATTTTGCAGGACCCGGAGTTGTTGCTGGTCGATGAACCGGTAGCCGGCATGACGGACGAGGAGACCGAACAGACCGGGCGGTTGCTCCAGTCGTTGGCTGAGAAACACGCGATCATCGTGATCGAGCACGACATGGAGTTCGTGCGGCAGATCGCCCGCATTGTGACGGTCTTGCACGAAGGGACCGTCATTTGCGAAGGTCCGGTGGAGAAGGTTCAGGCGGACGACAGGGTGCGCGAGATTTATCTGGGCAGGCAGAAAGTGGCGCACATGTGA
- a CDS encoding Urea ABC transporter, ATPase protein UrtE: protein MLTLEKVNVYYGESHILRNVSFQIEAGQVACVMGRNGVGKSTTLKAIMGLLPLRSGQVFFDGADLTREPTDRRARRGLAYVPQGREIIPHLTVRQNLQLGYWARGNRANGHSEQAAFDEVYRLFPKLTQILERPGGVLSGGEQQQLAIGRALLSNPKVLLLDEPTEGIQPSIVDQIEDVIIGFKTARRFAIVLVEQGLHFAARLADSYVVMAKGAVVAAGRANELTHEQVRQHLIV from the coding sequence ATGCTGACTCTTGAAAAGGTCAACGTCTACTACGGCGAGAGCCATATCCTGCGCAACGTCTCGTTTCAGATCGAGGCTGGTCAGGTAGCCTGTGTGATGGGCCGCAACGGCGTCGGGAAATCTACGACGCTCAAAGCCATCATGGGGCTGTTGCCGCTGCGCAGCGGGCAGGTCTTTTTCGACGGAGCGGACCTCACCAGGGAACCGACCGACCGGCGGGCCAGGCGCGGGCTTGCCTATGTGCCGCAGGGGCGGGAGATCATCCCTCATTTGACGGTCCGCCAAAACCTTCAATTGGGCTATTGGGCGCGCGGGAACCGGGCGAACGGCCATTCCGAACAGGCAGCCTTCGACGAGGTCTATCGGCTGTTCCCCAAGCTCACGCAGATTTTGGAGCGGCCAGGAGGAGTCTTGAGCGGCGGGGAGCAGCAGCAATTAGCGATCGGACGTGCGCTGCTGTCGAATCCCAAAGTGCTGCTGCTGGATGAACCGACCGAGGGCATTCAGCCGTCGATCGTCGATCAGATCGAAGACGTCATCATCGGATTCAAAACGGCCCGCCGGTTTGCGATCGTCCTGGTCGAGCAGGGCCTGCATTTCGCGGCACGGTTGGCGGACAGCTACGTAGTGATGGCCAAAGGGGCGGTGGTGGCGGCGGGGCGTGCAAATGAGTTGACCCATGAGCAGGTCAGGCAGCATCTTATTGTGTAG
- a CDS encoding Eukaryotic-type low-affinity urea transporter, translated as MAAIAWRDRFRNHPRLGIVDWVLRGVGQVVFQNNPISGAIILAALYYNSGIYGTVCLIGTLTGTLTALWLKADRTMVENGLFGFNGALIGLALVAYTGQNFAHGNAPNGYLWLYIVVSAAFTSILVPAFGALLGPHKVPGLTMPFVLSGWFFLAALLQFTTIDVSSAIKPTSPSDFSGPRPDYTWETWFYGITNGIAEIFFQDNWVSGVIILIGIAVNTRIGALMAFLGSTLAVGSAVLYGAHDAAIQDGLFGYNAALTAMALGGMFLVLNLPALLYIILGVVVTARVWASIGIWLEPTGMPVLTSAFVFVTWLMLLAVEGFQALVLIPASEATTPEEHLRLRRTDQNR; from the coding sequence GTGGCCGCGATCGCGTGGAGAGACCGATTCCGGAACCATCCCCGCCTAGGCATCGTCGATTGGGTGTTGCGAGGAGTCGGACAGGTCGTCTTCCAAAACAATCCGATTTCCGGGGCGATCATCCTCGCCGCCCTCTACTACAATTCCGGAATCTACGGCACGGTGTGCTTGATCGGAACCCTCACCGGCACCCTGACGGCGCTGTGGCTGAAGGCCGATCGGACCATGGTCGAGAACGGTCTATTCGGTTTCAACGGAGCCTTGATCGGATTGGCGTTGGTCGCTTACACCGGTCAGAACTTTGCTCACGGGAATGCGCCGAACGGGTACTTATGGCTATACATCGTCGTCAGCGCAGCGTTCACGTCGATCCTCGTACCCGCGTTCGGGGCCCTGCTGGGTCCCCATAAAGTGCCCGGCCTGACCATGCCTTTTGTGCTGTCCGGATGGTTCTTTCTTGCGGCGCTCTTGCAATTCACGACTATCGACGTCTCCTCGGCCATCAAACCGACCTCACCCTCTGATTTCAGCGGTCCAAGACCGGACTATACTTGGGAAACCTGGTTCTATGGGATTACGAACGGCATCGCGGAAATCTTTTTCCAAGACAATTGGGTATCCGGCGTGATCATCCTCATCGGCATCGCCGTCAATACACGGATCGGCGCGCTGATGGCGTTCCTCGGTTCGACCCTGGCCGTCGGCTCCGCGGTCCTGTACGGCGCACACGACGCGGCGATCCAGGACGGCTTGTTCGGGTATAATGCCGCCTTGACCGCCATGGCGTTGGGCGGCATGTTTCTCGTCCTGAACCTGCCCGCATTGCTCTACATCATTCTGGGCGTGGTCGTTACGGCGCGTGTCTGGGCTTCCATAGGAATCTGGCTGGAACCGACCGGCATGCCGGTGCTCACCTCGGCCTTTGTATTCGTCACCTGGCTCATGCTGTTGGCTGTGGAAGGCTTTCAGGCGCTGGTCCTCATTCCGGCGTCAGAAGCCACAACCCCGGAAGAGCATCTTCGTCTGCGTCGGACCGATCAGAACAGATAG
- a CDS encoding Urease gamma subunit: MHLTPREQEKLLIYVAANLAKDRKARGLKLNHPETIAYLTAAILEGIRDGRSVSDLMTYGTRLLSRKDVMPGVPEMIHEFQVEGTFPDGTKLVTVHDPIR; this comes from the coding sequence ATGCATTTGACGCCGAGGGAGCAGGAAAAGCTCCTGATCTATGTCGCGGCGAATTTGGCCAAGGATCGCAAGGCCCGAGGTCTGAAGTTGAATCACCCCGAAACCATCGCGTACCTCACCGCCGCCATTCTCGAAGGAATCCGTGACGGACGATCCGTGTCCGATCTCATGACCTATGGAACCAGGCTCCTCTCACGGAAGGATGTCATGCCAGGCGTGCCCGAGATGATCCATGAGTTCCAGGTGGAAGGGACGTTCCCGGACGGGACCAAACTCGTGACCGTCCACGATCCGATTCGTTGA
- a CDS encoding Urease beta subunit: MARNTKRAPAKRATKRTASKSEPSLEAVIRAELAKPVIPGQILLASGEIEAFKGRETKSLTVANTGDRPIQVGSHCHFFEVNRALRFDREQTFGFKLCIPAGTAARFEPGEEKQVTLVAFAGKRVVHGINGLTDGSLDDPRLKAQAVARAQERGFIRKGGAR, translated from the coding sequence ATGGCGAGAAACACCAAACGTGCTCCGGCCAAACGAGCGACGAAACGGACAGCCTCAAAAAGTGAACCGTCGTTGGAGGCCGTCATTCGAGCCGAACTGGCCAAGCCGGTGATTCCCGGGCAGATCCTGTTGGCGTCCGGTGAGATCGAAGCGTTCAAGGGACGTGAAACCAAGAGCCTGACCGTGGCGAATACGGGCGACCGCCCGATCCAAGTCGGCTCGCATTGCCATTTCTTCGAAGTGAATCGGGCCCTTCGGTTCGACCGCGAACAAACGTTCGGATTCAAGCTCTGCATTCCTGCCGGGACCGCGGCACGGTTCGAGCCGGGCGAAGAAAAACAGGTGACCCTCGTGGCGTTTGCCGGCAAACGGGTCGTCCACGGCATCAACGGCCTCACCGATGGTTCGCTGGACGATCCCCGCCTCAAAGCCCAAGCGGTGGCTCGCGCACAAGAACGCGGATTCATCCGAAAGGGAGGCGCTCGGTGA
- a CDS encoding Urease alpha subunit gives MKISRKQYSDLFGPTVGDRVRLADTDLLIEVERDYTSYGDEAVFGGGKVIRDGMGQSPAATNAGGALDTVITNALILDYWGIVKADIGIKDGRIAAIGKAGNPNLMPAVTPGMELGAGTEAISAEGCIVTAGAIESHVHFICPQQAWEALSAGITTMIGGGTGPATGTNAVTSTPGPWNIHRMLEAAEGFPVNLGFTGKGNCSMPEALDEQIEAGAIGVKVHEDWGSTPAAIDTALSVADRYDVQVALHSDTLNEAGFVEDTINAFKGRTIHAYHTEGAGGGHAPDVIKLCGEPNVLPSSTNPTMPFTVNTMAEHLDMLVVCHHLNKKVPEDVAFAESRIRRETIAAEDVLHDLGAISMMSSDTQAMGRIGELIIRTWQTAHKMKVQRGHLSPTGTEAQYTQADNFRARRYVAKYTINPALAHGVAHEIGSIERGKIADLVIWKPAFFGIKPEMVLKGGFIAQAAMGDPNASIPTPQPVLSRPMFGAFGRAIGSTSLTFMSQAAVEREVPKQLGLQRRVVAVKHCRNVTKRDLKLNNALPKIEVDPETYVVTADGVHLTCDPIVVQPMAQRYFLF, from the coding sequence GTGAAGATCTCCAGAAAACAGTACTCCGATTTGTTCGGTCCCACGGTGGGAGACCGCGTTCGGCTCGCCGATACGGACCTGTTGATCGAAGTAGAGCGGGATTACACCTCGTACGGGGATGAGGCCGTCTTCGGGGGCGGCAAGGTCATTCGTGACGGCATGGGCCAATCGCCTGCCGCCACGAATGCAGGCGGAGCCCTCGACACCGTGATCACCAACGCGCTGATCCTGGACTACTGGGGGATCGTGAAGGCGGATATCGGGATCAAGGACGGGCGGATTGCGGCGATCGGCAAGGCGGGGAATCCCAACTTGATGCCTGCTGTGACGCCGGGAATGGAACTCGGCGCCGGCACGGAAGCGATCTCGGCGGAAGGCTGCATCGTGACGGCCGGGGCGATCGAAAGCCATGTCCACTTTATTTGTCCGCAGCAGGCATGGGAAGCGCTCTCGGCCGGGATTACGACCATGATCGGCGGCGGAACCGGGCCTGCCACCGGTACGAACGCCGTGACCTCGACGCCTGGTCCCTGGAACATCCATCGAATGCTTGAAGCGGCTGAAGGCTTCCCGGTCAATCTTGGGTTTACGGGGAAAGGCAACTGTTCCATGCCGGAGGCGCTCGACGAACAGATCGAAGCCGGCGCCATTGGGGTGAAGGTCCATGAAGACTGGGGCTCTACACCGGCGGCCATCGACACGGCCCTGAGCGTGGCCGACCGGTATGATGTTCAAGTCGCGCTGCATTCGGATACGTTGAATGAAGCGGGATTCGTCGAAGATACCATCAACGCCTTCAAAGGCCGGACGATCCATGCCTACCACACCGAAGGCGCCGGGGGAGGCCATGCTCCCGATGTCATCAAGCTGTGCGGCGAACCGAACGTCCTTCCATCCTCCACGAATCCGACGATGCCGTTTACGGTGAACACGATGGCGGAGCATCTCGATATGCTGGTGGTCTGCCATCATTTGAACAAGAAGGTGCCGGAAGATGTGGCGTTCGCCGAATCGCGGATCCGCCGGGAGACCATCGCTGCGGAAGACGTGCTGCACGACCTGGGGGCCATCAGCATGATGTCCTCCGACACCCAGGCCATGGGACGCATCGGCGAATTGATCATTCGAACCTGGCAGACGGCCCATAAGATGAAAGTCCAGCGGGGGCATCTGTCGCCCACCGGGACCGAGGCGCAGTATACGCAGGCCGACAATTTCCGAGCCCGCCGGTACGTCGCGAAGTACACGATCAATCCGGCTCTGGCGCATGGCGTTGCACATGAGATCGGGTCGATCGAGAGGGGAAAGATCGCCGACCTCGTGATCTGGAAGCCCGCCTTCTTCGGCATCAAGCCGGAGATGGTGTTGAAAGGCGGATTCATCGCCCAGGCAGCGATGGGAGATCCGAATGCGTCTATTCCCACCCCGCAGCCGGTCCTCAGTCGCCCCATGTTCGGCGCCTTCGGACGCGCCATCGGCAGCACCAGCCTCACCTTCATGTCTCAGGCGGCGGTGGAGCGGGAGGTGCCGAAGCAACTAGGGTTGCAGCGGCGGGTGGTCGCGGTCAAACATTGCCGCAACGTCACGAAACGTGATTTGAAACTGAACAATGCGCTGCCGAAAATCGAAGTCGACCCGGAAACCTATGTGGTGACAGCCGACGGGGTGCATCTGACGTGCGATCCCATCGTCGTGCAGCCGATGGCGCAGCGGTATTTTTTGTTTTAA
- a CDS encoding Urease accessory protein UreG, whose product MHRDDEHHCGSGRVTAARDKHIPVIGVGGPVGSGKTALVEALCLKLRDRYSLAVVTNDIFTKEDAEFLTKRGALPQDRILGVETGGCPHTAIREDASHNQEALDDLLRRHPDVELMFVESGGDNLAATFSPELVDSVIYVIDVAAGDKIPRKGGPGITRSDLLVINKIDLAPHVGADLAVMERDSRRMRGALPFIFTNLLKGEGLDRIVEWIEPRLQSRDHSACRA is encoded by the coding sequence ATGCATCGCGACGATGAACATCACTGTGGCAGCGGGCGCGTGACGGCGGCGCGGGACAAACACATTCCCGTCATCGGCGTCGGCGGGCCGGTCGGGTCCGGCAAGACGGCGCTGGTCGAGGCGCTCTGCTTGAAATTGCGAGATCGCTACAGCCTGGCGGTGGTGACCAACGATATCTTTACGAAGGAAGACGCGGAGTTTTTGACGAAGCGCGGCGCACTTCCACAGGATCGAATCCTTGGCGTCGAAACCGGCGGTTGTCCGCACACGGCGATTCGTGAAGATGCGTCACACAATCAGGAGGCGCTGGACGATCTGCTCAGGCGCCATCCCGATGTCGAACTCATGTTCGTCGAGAGCGGCGGCGACAATCTGGCCGCCACCTTCAGTCCTGAATTGGTGGACAGCGTCATCTATGTGATCGACGTGGCGGCTGGCGATAAGATTCCCCGGAAAGGCGGACCGGGAATTACGCGGTCCGATCTGCTGGTGATCAATAAAATCGACCTGGCTCCACACGTGGGGGCGGATCTTGCGGTGATGGAACGCGACAGCCGACGGATGCGCGGCGCCCTGCCGTTCATCTTCACCAACCTTCTCAAGGGGGAGGGACTCGATCGCATTGTCGAGTGGATTGAGCCACGCCTCCAAAGCCGAGACCACTCCGCTTGTCGTGCGTGA
- a CDS encoding Transcriptional regulator, LysR family, with the protein MVLRPAEKLNLKQLVRTFTLRTREGFVENFGPDLIARVGEEAPGVRLCFVQKPNKESTSLRDGTVDLETGVVGKTTGPEVRARALFRDRFIGVVRMGHALSQGKMTPVRYASGRHILVSRRGLDKGPIDEALKQLGLEREIVTIVGGFSTALALARASDLVATVPERHTGNLRAGMHSFPLPVPAPEVTISLLWHPRLDADPAHRWLRGLVLDTCAAIR; encoded by the coding sequence GTGGTTCTCCGTCCTGCTGAGAAGCTCAACCTCAAACAGCTCGTCAGGACGTTCACGCTTCGTACCCGCGAAGGCTTCGTTGAAAACTTCGGACCGGATCTCATTGCTCGCGTCGGCGAGGAGGCTCCCGGCGTGCGGCTCTGCTTCGTGCAGAAACCAAACAAAGAGAGCACGTCTCTTCGCGACGGAACCGTCGATCTGGAGACCGGCGTGGTGGGGAAGACGACTGGTCCGGAGGTTCGTGCTCGAGCGTTGTTCAGGGATCGTTTCATTGGCGTCGTGCGCATGGGGCACGCGCTGAGCCAAGGCAAGATGACCCCCGTCCGTTATGCGTCCGGCAGACACATCTTGGTCTCGCGCCGGGGGCTCGACAAGGGGCCGATCGATGAAGCCTTGAAGCAATTGGGACTGGAACGGGAGATCGTCACGATCGTCGGCGGCTTTTCAACCGCGCTGGCGTTGGCTCGGGCCTCCGACCTGGTCGCCACAGTTCCCGAACGACACACCGGCAACCTGCGCGCTGGCATGCATAGTTTTCCCCTTCCGGTACCCGCACCGGAGGTCACGATTTCATTGCTCTGGCACCCGCGGCTGGATGCCGATCCGGCGCATCGCTGGTTGCGCGGCCTCGTTCTGGATACCTGCGCGGCGATCCGCTGA